Below is a window of Macadamia integrifolia cultivar HAES 741 chromosome 8, SCU_Mint_v3, whole genome shotgun sequence DNA.
taggatgctcccAAGTCCCAATCCAGAAAAACTGATCCTCATCAGAACATCGACTGAGGCACCAACAACAAATGCAGAAAAGAAAGCTTCCATGTATGCATGTAGGCTATATCCCCTGAACTACTTGATTCACTATGTCCCCCCCAAAGACTCCACCCATATAGGCAAAGCAACTTGACATCCAAACACCTAAATTCATAAAAAAGTAAGAccgaaaagaaaaattaaagttgAAAATCAGATCAAACAAATTTGACAACCCAACAAAACCATATCAAACAATTTGACAACCCAATACCAAAAAAATCatagaaaccaaaaccaaaaccaaaagatCAATTAAAGTTGCAAACTAATGCTAAAAGCAAATTAAATAGTTCAAATAGATCAGTAATGCCAACCTACTTTTGCATTTATAACTTGAGCTACTGTTAAAATACTGATAATAGTCACAAACTACTTTACATTTTTGGGTCAACTAATTCAGATGCTAAAACTGGAATTTGTGTGGAAAAATGAATGAACTGATAGGAAGTAAAGTCACTTTTAACAGAGAAACCAAGAAAAAGAtggaccaaaaaagaaaaaaaaaaattagaatcacTCATGGAATACTCATAAGCCGAACCCAAAACTCTCTTTGAGAGATACACTTGGATTTAGATAAATATATCTGTAAGCTATTTGTGTCAGACTAAAACCAATACACAAGActcaaaaaaaattgtgaaactATGCTTTACACAAGCTATACATGGAACTCACCAGAGAACTAATTGAAAGATGTAAGGGAAAACcaaatccaatcatcaaggagaagaagatggcttAAAACTTGCAGAACAGAGTGATTCTCAGAGCACAGCCAAAAGTCTCCTTTTATAATGCGTATGTCATAGCATTCTTTCTTAGCACCAAACGGAGGCATTACCAGATTCCACATCCTGTCCCGAATTCTGGAATTAGTCTGGATGGCCAACAAAACGAGCTCTTCAGAGATGTCAATGCAAATGAATTGCAAAGCCCAAAAGCAGGTTAGGGAACAAATATTGTTCCATCAAGATCACCATTTGGTCCTCCTCTATAGAAAAGCCACATTTATATAATgcattctcatttttttcttttacaccGTAAAATGGGGAATCACTTGCTCTGCACATCTCATCCCAACGAGATAAACTTGAGACTGTATGACAGTTCTTCCAATTCGAAAGCCTGGAATCACTGTGAATCCCACCTTGGGTCGAGTTTTACCGGGCCACACAGCTTTCCTAGTGACATTCTCCATATAAACCATGGAGAAATCATCCCCTCTCTCGACCTGAAAAATCTCAATCACAGGGTCGAATGCAAAGGCCAACTTATGAAGCATCCAAATTGAGCTAGCCATTGTTACAAACGACTCATAGAAAACAGAGGATGACCTCCAAGAATCCAATACCACTTCGTTCTCCTCCATGTTTCTGAAGAGGGAGGATTCCATCGTGGGGTGGACGAGTTTTTGGTATTTCTTGTCACAAAATATTGCAAAATCGCTGCTTGGGTCCCGACCCAGAAGCTCCATTGCATCACCTGTTCCATGCTCGACGAATTGCCTCAGAAACTTTTTCCGCCGAACGGCAGACGACTCAACACCGTTGCACCGATCCTCATCCGCTTCCAAACCAAAATCCTCAGAATCGAAACCTTCGAACATCAATAAACAGACATAGGATAAGAAAGCATACCGGTTGTGCCCTCTCTTGGCGTACTTGACATCCGAATAAAGAGAATTCGCAGCCAAATCCAAATCCCACCCAGCTTTGTTCATCAAATCAATCAAGAGCTTGGTAAAACTATGCGAGGATCTACAAGCGTCCTTCAACACCGAATcgaagactccagcggacagCATGACCTCAGGGGAAGCAGGAACAAAAGAAGACGACGGCCAAGAATTGGGTTTCGTTTTCCAATTAGAATTGGAACTGGACAATCTCTTGGACAACCTCAAATTTGATTTCTGAATCCTCTCCAACTTTTGCTTTAATTCATAAACCTCGGCGTCTTTGAGATCGATGTCGGACTGCAACCTGTTAACGACCATCTCGAGACCACGGAGTAGGTTCTGATTCTCCTTCACTTGCGCTTCCAGAGGAGAAACCAGAGGAAAACCAGGTGGGTTGAGGGTCGGGTTTTTACAGAAGCTTCTGTAGGATTGCTTGAGCTCGGATAAGTCCTGGAGGTGTGAGACTGCAGCTCTATCGGCGGCTTTGATGTTGTCGGCATCGAATGGGGCATGAGCTGTCTGGAAGTGCAGGTAGGAAGCCTCAAAGTTGGAAATGGTAGCGAACAGGGAAGGGATTAGGGCTTGGAGGTTATTGCCTTGGTGATTGCCGTTGGAAATTGAACGACACAAATGTTGCTGTTCCTGTTGTTGTGGTTGCGGCTGTGGTTGAGCCTGTGCTTGTACTTGTGCTTGTGCTTGTGCTTGTGCTTGTGCTTGTGGCGGTTGAGGTTGAGATTGGGTTAGAATGGGAGGGGTTGGTTTGGGTAGGTAATCGGGTTTAAGGACGACGACACGCTGCCCGGTGATGATTTCTTCATTGGAGTCGAGGAGGGAAAGGGTTTCAtcgtcttcatcttcttctgcgAAGAATTCGATGGTTTTGGTCTTGAAAGCCAGAGCAAATTTCTGGAACATTTCGGAGATTTGGGGAGGCTTTGCTGATCCATCCATCCCTGGCATTCTCAATTTCTGATGATTTCAccctttaaaatcaaaacccaagagcttaaagagaggaagagggaggagagCTTCTTATTACTGTCTGTCCCTCTTAAGAACTGAGAAGAAGGTAGCGCATAATGCATAAACGCCAAGCAGAGAGGGGGAAGAACGAGAACTGGAGAGGAGTATACTTtttgggggaagagagagagcgaaTACTCTTCAGAGTTTAATGACTTTAatccattattttctttctttttttttttggtaagggagTTTAATCCATTAGGACCATTACAGCCTTTTGGTTTCTCAATTTTATAATGGGAGTCTAGTATGTATTTAAGAGCATTACAGCCTTTTGGTTTCTCAATTTTATATTGGGAGTCTGGTAAGTATTTAAGAGCGAGAGAGTAAAGTGTGTGTTCACTATTGTGCTTTGGACATGTTAGGGAGGAAAGAATCAATGTTTTGATTTCATGCGTTTGGAAAGTTTGAGGAGAGGGAGGCCGGAGGAAGCTACCTATTATTCACTATTAAGTGTATTATTATTAGGGAAGGCCACTCCCTTAAAGGCCCCCACACAACTCATAAAACCCCCTTTTGTAAAGGATTAAGAGAAATCCCATGAAGGAAGTTTGCTTTTATTACATTTACTTGTGCTGGACTTTCTGAATCTTAGGCAAATTACTAGTTGAAGCctcatttatatttttaagaggattttttttttaattttaattttatttatttattattattatttttttttggttcaagtTCAGGTGCCTATTGGCTATTACATAATAGACCCACATAGGGGCCAAGCATCGATGCACTTGAGAGGAATTGATAAAATGACTGATTCACCGGCAATAACTCCATTGAGCACTACAAACCGTCAGACCTTCCCAGGTGAGCCTTAAGAGGAATTGAGTTTGTGAAGGAACACAAACCCAATTTtctgcagatttttttttctctttttttggcaTTTCCTTGTCAGCAAAAGTAGTTAAGCAACCACaggaattaattaaaattatctataatgaatgaatgatttCATTTAATAGTATATGGTTTATGATTCACCGCAGACTAATATAATATAGGATTAATTACTTAATTAAATGTGACAAGTTGAGATcattttatatttcttttacCTCTCTTTCCGTCCAACAAGTTATCAATAAAGTAAGGTTATAGTTGTATTGGAAAGGCAcaagaaaggaataaaatggGACTTAGctctcctttccttttaaaCTTTTGATCCTATGATTTTTGTGAGAGATGAAAGTTCAAACTAGAGGGTTTTCTACCTAATGCCTTGGGTTTTGGATTGAAACTTCGATAGAGTACCGAAGCTAAGATCCATTTgttatctttttaaagtttggTGACTCTAGTCAAGTATGCCGAAGTTACATGTTAAGTACATTATTGAAATATTATGAGTTAAAATTATAGTCTCACATTGATTTGTATTGGTCCTTGGTGCCCCTTCATATATATAaggatctctctctctaatgcTCTAACGCTCTAATGTCTTAACTTAAACCTTCAATAAGTTAGGGATGAACTTTTAGCTCAATGGCAGTAACTAGACAATTAGGCTCTAGCATAAATATAGGAAAGATCGCTGATTCGATCGTCCACCCCACCGCCTCCCCGCCTtgaaaaataatagtaatagaTTTGTAGTTGGAAATAAGTGTAGCCCATTGACCCCTTGACTGTCCTTGTTTGATCCCTAAAAAAACCCCTCCAACAGTCTCCATATATAAtagcataaaaaataaaaataaaaaaattgttccatttATGCCTAAAATGTTGTACTTCCAGGTCCCAAGCCTTTTCCAATTATTGTTTAATTTATGAACAATGATAGACAGCTCTCCCTCGAGTGTGTCGACCTTGAAACTTCACCACGCATGTGAACCTGTCACCGAAGGCCGGTTAGGTCATCAAAAGCCACTTGATAGTGCGGACTGGGACAAATTGACAAACATGAAAACCTCAAAAGGTAAAGGGGAGAGGGAGGGTGCTGGGCATTTTTGGCTTCAAAGCTACGAATGAAAACCCATGGCGAtacattattttctctttcttcctgtCTCTCCTATACGTATCTTCAAAGGAATTTGAAGTAAGCCCATTTGTTAACGTCTTGAGGGAAAGTAGGGTGGGCAGTGAGCACGACGACCCTATTGAGAAAGAAAGCAGATTAGAAAAAGTAGAGTTGGTGCGTAGAGTGGAAGAATAGTTtatagttctctctctctctctctctcaaatacaGAGTCTACAATTACGTAGGCCACTAAAGACTTTTTTAggtataataataaattttgatttacatTGGCCATGGTGATTAGTTGAGATATCGTTGTGTCTTATGTGTTTGTCGCCAAGAAATCCTCATTTAATTAAAAAGCCATAGTAATTAATTAGTGATTAAAAATATGCAGATCTGAGCCTGGTCTCAAACGCTGATCATTGAAGTATGGATTTTATTGCTCGGAGGAAGTAAGAACAAAGCAGGAACTGTCGCAATTTGGTCATGAAAGGTGAAACCCAAGTAGTACCCTGACATAACTAGTTGGTCGTTTGTATAGTCCAACGGTTAAAATTTTGAACCCAGAAAATGTGACACTAAAATCCTCTGCAGTGAGAGGATGAGATGCAATGAACATCTAACGGCTGAGAGGGCAGATGATTTGATGACATGGCATGGGCCACAATGATGAAACGATGGGCATCCTATGATCCTAGTCAAGTCAAAATTGCATATTCTAAAAGGAAGATATGTCTGTGGACCCCGCCAATAGTCCAAACCCCACACATAGTAAATTATTGCGGTCAGTGTGGAAAATGGAAAGCTCCCGATGTTCCTCTTTTGGGGCGTGCCGCGTGATCAACAAAATTTGAACTTTATAAGTGAGAGAAAAGCTCATCGCCAACTCTCCTTAACAAAGCAAGGTAGACCACCTAGCCCAAAGTCAACCTCCCCATACTATGGACCCAGTCCTCTTTTGTCTCTGGATGGGCTTTAGCTATCTGGGTTTAGTTCTGGAGGTTATTAGTCCATCCAAAGCAGCAAGTGTCCAACAACTCAGAGCAGATCACTATGTCACCCTTTGGGGACATCTATGATTTCTAGTTATAACAAGATTTGAAGGTATCTCTCTAAGTAGACTTACTCAAGACTCTAAGAAGGCTTTCATTCTTTGTTAGGAAGTTGGTGACTTACTGAGCCTTTCTAGCAGGTTTGTTGTGTTAATCGGATAGACATTCTTTTGTTAAGATTCAATCTTTTCTTCCTACCTAAAGATATTGTAATGTTACATTGCATTTCTGAAAGAACAAAGAGCTGTTCCTAAAGAACAGAACAAaagccattaaaaaaaaacatagaccTCGAAAGCATCTCAACATTGGTACATTCGCATTTGTAAATTGCGGCAAACTAGGTTTACGGGCTTCAAACAATGTTGAGATTTTCTGGTAACTGAAACAATTAACATTAGATGCTATTAAAATTTGGTGAATGATCATCAGTATTTGGTACACAAATTtaaggaagaaaagaatgaaatatCCCAAACAACCTGAATTACAAGGAACTGGGGTGACATACCAATAAAATGGGTGAAAAACATACAGGTCAAAATCACTACAAAAACTCATATTGACAGACTAGTTTTGCACACCTAAACACTTGCAACTAGGAAAAAGTCCTCCAAGCAGCAACTCTCTCAATGGAAACACGAAGAAGAAAGCTCATAACCTTCATATAATCAGAGATTCTAACACCAGAGGAGAAGGTTAACGGAAAATAAAAATGGCAGCAAGGATGACCATCTGCAGTGTGAAGAGAAGCTTTGATCTTCCCACTGTGATTGATGACGCAAAAGACGATGGGTTTGCTTTGTACCTGAACAAATGAACTAATGTTAATTCTCATATGGTTGTATGAATGACACTAATAAAGAAAAGAGCACAGTGAAGAGTAGAAGGGACTTGATTCCTACGTCATCAAATGCGATAGTTGACCACAATAAAAGGCATTGTCTGGCTTGGGCAACTCAGTCTTGTTGTTGGCCTCCGGATTGACAATACGGACATAAGTTTCTTGGCCAAGATACCACGAGTCCAGGTTTTCTGTTCTCAGATTCCAAACTCCAACATTGTCAAGGGAAACTAAGATAACTGTCCAAGCCCCGGGGAAAACCTACAAAGACAAGAATACTAGCATTTAGATAAACATATACACTCCCACGAAATATATTTTCTGCTCCACATTATAATTTTCTAACTTTTCATACTTTAAGTATCCTTACTTTATGCAATTTTAGATAGGTCCAGCAACAACTCAATTCAAAACCTTCTGCAGGTGAAGGTATAGCCTTTCAGTTGTCAAACAgttcaatattttttaaaacgGACTTATTCCAAACTGTTCTGACCTGGTGGTGACAGGTGAGTCAGCCATCTGATCAACTGGTAAATGGGGTCTAGGTACATGTCAATTTATGACGGGATACATTGCTATTTAATATGTGTCGAATAAACATTACATGATTATCAAAATGGCATGGTTCGGATGGCCAAGCATCACTTATGTATAAGTTGAAAAATCCCATGTCAGCCATGACCAATTGACACAGTTTATGCTTTTGTCAAGGTTTCAAAGCTACCTGTCAATTCCCTATGTAATTGAATTCATGGACACTAAAGAGGGAATATTTGGAGACATACATTATATGCATCAAAATTTCTTGTTTCCTTACTGTATGGATATTGCTGCCACCTGTGCTTTCAACCCAAATTACAAAAACAATTTGAAAGACAGGAGCGCCCAACAAACTGTAGATTAATCAGTACTTGACCTAGAACTATATCCATTACAATGGGTAAAGAGACCTTCAACACTTCTACCAACCAAACACCCTTAGATCAAGAATTAGTAAGCCACATAAACTGTTTGTAGAAAATATATTGCACTTCCAAGTCATTACCCCTGAAAAAAGTACTTCAAAGGCATTCAGCAACACCATATTTGGTGTTCCAGATCAATTCCATTTGTTCACCtaactaaagaaaaaattatggCTACTACTATTTGTAAAAATTAGTTTTCTATAATGAATAACAGACAAAGTAGACTGCCAAAACAgaaatttgcaaaaaaaaaaaaaaaaaaaatgcaattgtTTTGATGGATCAACATAATAACAAGAGAAGATGTCACAGAATACCTGTATTGTGCTTCGAGCAATTCCATCCCATTTATTATATGTACCCCTACTGTTCTCTGTCCATTCTCCATAATCCATCCTGCAATCAGTCAATCAAATTCTAACTCTGAACAGAAACACAAGTAACAAGCAGGCAATCACAGACTCATAGATATTAATGACATTAAGAGAAATGGTTGCCTACCCAACCACAAAAAAGGCATAACCATCCATGTGGTAGCTCTGTACTCCTGTGTCATTGTTCTGTAATACAACTTCCATAAAACCCCTATATGTACCATTAATTACTGATGTTTCCATCCGGTGTGTAGTAAGTGGCGTTTTGGGGAAATCAAGCTTGTATACTCCCTTCAAATGATAATCATCAGCAAGCCTGAGTGGTGTATTGGGATTAACATATGAGATCCCACTAAGTGTTGCCCGGCGATTTCCATTAATCATCACAGGTGGCTTGTTCTCCAGCACATATACATCAGTCACATTTATCGAGCCATATCTAAAAGATCCTTGAGGGTTTGGACGTGCACCACTAGCAGACACGTTCCACCTGAAAATTTCAGGATCACAACTCTGAAACCATGTTGATAAAATAGATGTATATTTtttggaagggaaaaaaaaagaaggaaatgaataccaaagagagaaaatgatcGAACCTGATGGATCTTGCCTGGTTCATTGAAAATGTCTTGTCATAAACATCATTTGGTGGGTCTGGGAGAGGACCACGGGCCTTACCCTTGGAATTCGTATAGTGCAAGATGGCAACACCCGTGACTCTTTGCCAAACAGACTCATTGACAAACCTAGCACTTGCTACAATGTAATAATCTGTACTTGCATTCTGATCCATGGTGACCAAGAAAGAATAAGATTGCCCAACATGAATATCAAGGCTAGTGTAGTTTTGTTGCGTTGTATATGATCCCTCTGTCTCTGCAAGAAGTAGGTTATGGCTCTGGATCCTGAAGTTCAAACTAGTCGAGATTCCAACATTATGGACGCGAAGACGGTAAGTTTTCCCTGTCTCAACACCAAAGCATTGTAAATTGAGATCAGAAACACCTTCAATGTGAACCAAAAAAGGCAAATGCAAATAATGCTTAGAAGGAAGATTTTCAAATATGAGAAATAATTTTTGTCCAGGTTTAGAAGGAAGGTTTTCAAATAAAACAGAGAACACCTGATCATCAATTTCAACCATCCAATTGGTCACCTCTTCTATGCGATGTGTCTCAATTCAGTCAAATGATCTCGATCATAAGATGCATCAAGTTTTCTTTAAAACCATCGATCATGGTAATATAGTCTACTCAAATATAAATACCAGTGCTTAGAAATACAACAGATGTATGTCATGTCTTTTGGAGAATAAT
It encodes the following:
- the LOC122087296 gene encoding monocopper oxidase-like protein SKU5, encoding MASFRVFPLFLIYISSFLSLCFAGDPFVYYDWTVSYINAAPLGVQQQVIGINGKFPGPIVNVTTNNNVVVNVLNRLDEDLLYTWDGIQHRRNSWQDGVLGTTCPIPKDYNWTYQFQVKDQIGSFFYFPSLNFHRAAGGYGGIIVNNRDIIPLPFATPDGDITILIGDWYNRNHTDLRKTLDAGKSLGMPNGVLMNGKGPYRYNTTLVPDGIDYETFEVKPGKTYRLRVHNVGISTSLNFRIQSHNLLLAETEGSYTTQQNYTSLDIHVGQSYSFLVTMDQNASTDYYIVASARFVNESVWQRVTGVAILHYTNSKGKARGPLPDPPNDVYDKTFSMNQARSIRWNVSASGARPNPQGSFRYGSINVTDVYVLENKPPVMINGNRRATLSGISYVNPNTPLRLADDYHLKGVYKLDFPKTPLTTHRMETSVINGTYRGFMEVVLQNNDTGVQSYHMDGYAFFVVGMDYGEWTENSRGTYNKWDGIARSTIQVFPGAWTVILVSLDNVGVWNLRTENLDSWYLGQETYVRIVNPEANNKTELPKPDNAFYCGQLSHLMTYKANPSSFASSITVGRSKLLFTLQMVILAAIFIFR
- the LOC122085768 gene encoding protein GRAVITROPIC IN THE LIGHT 1-like; the encoded protein is MPGMDGSAKPPQISEMFQKFALAFKTKTIEFFAEEDEDDETLSLLDSNEEIITGQRVVVLKPDYLPKPTPPILTQSQPQPPQAQAQAQAQAQVQAQAQPQPQPQQQEQQHLCRSISNGNHQGNNLQALIPSLFATISNFEASYLHFQTAHAPFDADNIKAADRAAVSHLQDLSELKQSYRSFCKNPTLNPPGFPLVSPLEAQVKENQNLLRGLEMVVNRLQSDIDLKDAEVYELKQKLERIQKSNLRLSKRLSSSNSNWKTKPNSWPSSSFVPASPEVMLSAGVFDSVLKDACRSSHSFTKLLIDLMNKAGWDLDLAANSLYSDVKYAKRGHNRYAFLSYVCLLMFEGFDSEDFGLEADEDRCNGVESSAVRRKKFLRQFVEHGTGDAMELLGRDPSSDFAIFCDKKYQKLVHPTMESSLFRNMEENEVVLDSWRSSSVFYESFVTMASSIWMLHKLAFAFDPVIEIFQVERGDDFSMVYMENVTRKAVWPGKTRPKVGFTVIPGFRIGRTVIQSQVYLVGMRCAEQVIPHFTV